A portion of the Acidobacteriota bacterium genome contains these proteins:
- a CDS encoding class II aldolase/adducin family protein, whose protein sequence is MKVAVLREEGASNLAALGEEVAALLAQRGHEIVPEPVEDLRLVLNLTTVEQARVNYIRPNPSVFVASLVHSENGTRWESLEALKRATYTALVKTMSNVVVHRVENGPLGGSVYFMTPELGFRRRDDDDEVARSIVDYVTPLCEARVVVDNRLDEDLPEELWEGDDKTDALRAYGRTMDELNLLPSPFDIKSLLSERDLRLAMKLFGLKQLSYGNLSVRRDAHSFWMTGRGVNKGALEKIGRDIFLVKGYDPASQEILLSVPPGTDPTSRVSVDAIEHFKIYDALPQVGAIVHVHAWMDGVAATLQSWPCGTEQLADDVLELVRAEADPGRAVVGLKNHGLTITGPSLEEIFSRVEGRLTQDIPPLE, encoded by the coding sequence ATGAAGGTCGCAGTACTGCGCGAAGAGGGCGCTTCCAACCTGGCGGCGCTGGGAGAGGAGGTCGCCGCCCTCCTGGCGCAACGCGGCCACGAGATCGTCCCCGAGCCTGTCGAGGACCTGCGGCTCGTCCTCAACCTGACTACCGTGGAGCAGGCCCGGGTGAACTACATCCGGCCCAATCCGTCGGTTTTCGTCGCCTCGCTGGTGCACTCCGAAAACGGCACGCGGTGGGAAAGCCTCGAGGCACTCAAGCGGGCCACCTACACGGCCCTGGTCAAGACCATGTCCAACGTGGTGGTCCACCGGGTCGAAAACGGCCCCCTGGGCGGGTCGGTGTACTTCATGACCCCCGAGTTGGGCTTCCGCCGCCGAGACGACGACGACGAGGTGGCCCGCTCCATCGTCGACTACGTCACCCCGCTGTGCGAGGCGCGGGTGGTGGTCGACAACCGCCTGGACGAGGATCTGCCCGAAGAGCTCTGGGAAGGCGACGACAAGACCGACGCCCTGCGCGCCTACGGGCGCACGATGGACGAGTTGAACCTGCTGCCGAGCCCCTTCGACATCAAGAGCCTGCTCTCCGAGCGCGATCTGCGCCTGGCGATGAAGCTCTTCGGCCTCAAGCAACTCTCCTACGGCAACCTTTCCGTGCGTCGCGACGCGCACAGCTTCTGGATGACGGGCCGCGGTGTGAACAAGGGCGCGCTCGAAAAAATCGGCCGCGACATCTTCCTGGTCAAGGGCTACGATCCGGCCAGCCAGGAGATCCTGCTTTCGGTGCCTCCGGGGACGGACCCCACCTCTCGCGTCTCGGTGGATGCGATCGAGCACTTCAAGATCTACGACGCGCTGCCCCAGGTCGGCGCCATCGTGCACGTCCACGCGTGGATGGACGGAGTCGCCGCCACGCTGCAGAGCTGGCCCTGCGGCACCGAGCAACTGGCCGACGACGTGCTCGAACTGGTCCGCGCCGAAGCCGATCCGGGCCGTGCGGTGGTGGGCCTGAAAAACCACGGGCTGACCATCACGGGTCCCAGCCTGGAAGAGATCTTCTCTCGGGTCGAGGGTCGCCTGACCCAGGATATCCCCCCCCTGGAATAG
- a CDS encoding Spy/CpxP family protein refolding chaperone produces the protein MRFPRYVSHAPLLPILAALAVALPAGAAPAPAGAGGPHGGPPPADCPHDPGTPPFGPAALGFGPGPLGPGVFARLGLSADQRARIRAVRQSRIAENADLLEQLTAHRQAMQELWKAERPDKEKILARWKEGAQLRRQWYEKMVDMRLAVLEVLTPEQRGKLRELADTPPNRRHGPTHGHGHHGKRRGHPGCGGGPPA, from the coding sequence ATGAGATTCCCCCGCTACGTGTCACATGCCCCCCTGCTTCCCATTCTGGCGGCCCTGGCCGTCGCACTCCCTGCCGGCGCCGCTCCCGCCCCGGCCGGGGCGGGCGGCCCCCACGGCGGCCCGCCCCCGGCAGACTGCCCGCACGACCCGGGCACCCCGCCTTTCGGACCCGCGGCCCTGGGTTTCGGTCCCGGTCCCCTGGGCCCCGGGGTCTTCGCCCGCCTCGGCCTGAGCGCCGACCAGCGCGCCCGGATCCGGGCCGTGCGCCAGTCCCGGATCGCCGAAAACGCCGACCTTCTCGAGCAGCTCACCGCCCACCGGCAGGCCATGCAAGAACTCTGGAAGGCGGAACGGCCGGACAAGGAAAAGATCCTGGCCCGCTGGAAGGAAGGCGCGCAGCTTCGGCGGCAGTGGTACGAGAAGATGGTGGACATGCGCCTGGCCGTGCTGGAAGTGCTCACCCCCGAACAGCGCGGGAAGCTGCGCGAACTGGCCGATACACCCCCGAACCGCCGCCACGGGCCGACACACGGGCACGGCCACCACGGCAAGCGCCGCGGACATCCCGGCTGCGGCGGCGGTCCCCCTGCCTGA
- a CDS encoding AMP-binding protein codes for MRRTMVDLVDRMQLASPEHRLTLVDARGRSTVFTWRDLHRKILAHASWLAAAGIQRGDRVIVCPTNDPDVLASFLALFYLGAIPFCVSGAQLGQSPGSQLPFVASLVNHAGARAIFAQAELVARNDEEGLIDPEYIIDHVPSSLDAESITPPPRARVTEDELAFVQFSSGSTSQPKGVRISHRNVIDNVRLLVEVGRRHPDEAGVAWLPLYHDMGLIATLFATLWHYPRDATLLNPIRFLLRPISWIEAISRSRARASICPNFALDLCTDRIRRQQLRELEIDLSCLEYLYVGAEPVRPSTLQRFREKFEEFGLGPRVLRPVYGLAEATLVVTCPDLGEEIITRTIDGIEVPSVGRPLGDFRLRIVDESGADVPTGEIGEVWLKGTSVTAGYLDESANKRLFSDGWLRTGDLGTLDEAGRLYITGRLKDLIIINGKNFYAHDIVAELEQLPFFERGKVHVFSIVCDDTERVVLLSVPLGKMTPAVKAKIKIFQHLVKRGGPHGWIKNIPEQEAAEWVEKLVSSDARELINEVKRYVLAKFGVPLHDIVFVNKIPRTTSGKVRREDCERLYLEQRRS; via the coding sequence ATGCGTCGCACGATGGTCGACCTGGTCGACCGCATGCAGCTGGCGTCGCCGGAACACCGCCTGACCCTGGTCGACGCGCGGGGCCGGTCGACGGTCTTCACCTGGCGGGATCTGCACCGCAAGATCCTGGCCCACGCCTCGTGGCTGGCGGCCGCCGGCATCCAGCGCGGCGACCGGGTGATCGTCTGCCCGACCAACGACCCCGACGTGCTCGCCAGCTTCCTGGCCCTGTTCTACCTCGGTGCGATTCCCTTCTGCGTCAGCGGAGCCCAGCTCGGCCAGTCCCCGGGCAGCCAGCTTCCCTTCGTCGCCTCGCTCGTCAACCACGCCGGGGCCCGGGCGATCTTCGCCCAGGCCGAGCTGGTGGCCCGCAACGACGAGGAGGGACTGATCGACCCGGAGTACATCATCGACCACGTCCCCTCGAGCCTGGACGCCGAATCCATCACTCCGCCGCCCCGGGCCCGGGTCACCGAGGACGAACTGGCCTTCGTGCAGTTTTCCTCGGGCAGCACCTCCCAACCCAAGGGCGTGCGCATCTCTCACCGCAACGTGATCGACAACGTGCGGCTCCTGGTGGAAGTCGGTCGCCGCCACCCCGACGAGGCCGGCGTGGCCTGGCTCCCGCTCTACCACGACATGGGGCTGATCGCGACCCTCTTCGCCACCCTCTGGCACTATCCGCGGGATGCCACGCTGCTCAACCCGATTCGCTTCCTGCTGCGCCCGATCTCGTGGATCGAGGCGATCTCCCGCAGCCGGGCACGCGCGTCGATCTGTCCCAACTTCGCCCTCGATCTGTGCACCGACAGGATTCGACGCCAGCAACTGCGCGAGCTCGAGATCGACCTGTCCTGCCTCGAATATCTCTACGTGGGTGCCGAGCCGGTGCGACCGTCCACCCTCCAGCGCTTCCGCGAAAAGTTCGAGGAGTTCGGCCTGGGCCCCCGCGTTCTACGCCCGGTCTACGGCCTGGCCGAAGCGACCCTCGTGGTCACCTGCCCCGACCTGGGGGAAGAGATCATCACCCGGACCATCGACGGCATCGAGGTCCCCTCGGTGGGCCGACCGCTGGGTGACTTCCGGCTCCGCATCGTCGACGAGTCCGGCGCGGACGTGCCGACGGGCGAGATCGGCGAAGTCTGGCTGAAGGGAACGTCCGTCACCGCCGGCTACCTCGACGAGAGCGCCAACAAGCGACTCTTCTCTGACGGCTGGCTGCGCACCGGCGACCTGGGCACCCTCGACGAGGCCGGCCGGCTCTACATCACAGGCCGCCTCAAGGACCTGATCATCATCAACGGGAAGAACTTCTACGCCCACGACATCGTCGCCGAACTCGAGCAGCTTCCCTTCTTCGAGCGCGGCAAGGTCCATGTCTTCTCCATCGTCTGCGACGACACGGAGCGGGTCGTGCTGCTGAGCGTTCCACTGGGCAAGATGACCCCCGCGGTCAAGGCCAAGATCAAGATCTTCCAGCACCTGGTCAAACGGGGCGGTCCCCACGGCTGGATCAAGAATATTCCCGAGCAGGAAGCCGCCGAATGGGTGGAAAAGCTGGTCTCTTCCGACGCCCGGGAGCTGATCAACGAGGTCAAGCGCTACGTGCTGGCCAAGTTCGGCGTTCCGCTGCACGACATCGTCTTCGTCAACAAGATTCCGCGCACCACCTCGGGCAAGGTGCGACGGGAAGATTGCGAGCGGCTCTACCTCGAACAGCGCCGTTCCTGA
- a CDS encoding bifunctional lysine ketoglutarate reductase /saccharopine dehydrogenase family protein: MVAIAIRRENKSRWERRTPLTPAHVRQIVAQGIDVVVQPSPVRIFTDAEYQHAGAQVHEAIDACPIVFGVKEMPADSFQPDRTYVFFSHTHKAQPYNMPMLRRVIDQGATLIDYELITDHKGQRLIFFGRYAGLAGMLDTLWALGRRLEAEGLRSPFAAVRRAWEYSDLNEARQAIYQVGATISKDGLPEEITPLVCGFAGYGRVSLGAQEIYDLLPVRSIDPEDLAAFRAGGEASPHFLYKSVFREEHMYRRRDGGAFDFGEFVASPERYEARFEELLPHIDVLLHGIYWEERYPELMSRDFLRRCWSAPTRPRLRVIGDVTCDIRGSLACTIRPADTDHPVYVYRPEDDTAVEAFDGPGPLVLAVDNLPCELPRDASEEFGSALLPFIARLARAHENGAAALEDLPDEIRRAVIVHRGRLTEAHAHLAEHLPG; the protein is encoded by the coding sequence ATGGTCGCCATCGCCATTCGCAGGGAAAACAAGAGCCGCTGGGAGCGCCGGACACCCCTGACGCCGGCCCACGTGCGGCAGATCGTCGCCCAGGGCATCGACGTGGTGGTTCAGCCCTCACCGGTCCGGATCTTCACCGACGCCGAGTACCAGCACGCCGGGGCCCAGGTCCACGAGGCGATCGACGCCTGCCCGATCGTCTTCGGCGTCAAGGAAATGCCCGCGGACAGCTTCCAGCCCGACCGGACCTATGTCTTCTTCTCCCACACCCACAAGGCGCAGCCCTACAACATGCCCATGCTGCGCCGGGTCATCGACCAGGGCGCGACCCTCATCGACTACGAACTGATCACCGACCACAAGGGACAGCGGCTGATTTTCTTCGGCCGCTATGCGGGGCTGGCGGGGATGCTCGACACCCTCTGGGCCCTGGGCCGACGACTCGAGGCGGAAGGGCTGCGCTCACCCTTCGCCGCGGTGCGGCGGGCGTGGGAGTACAGCGACCTGAACGAGGCCCGCCAGGCGATCTACCAGGTGGGCGCCACCATCAGCAAGGACGGCCTGCCGGAGGAGATCACACCCCTGGTCTGCGGCTTCGCCGGCTACGGCCGGGTCTCCCTCGGCGCCCAGGAGATCTACGACCTGCTGCCGGTCCGATCCATCGACCCGGAAGATCTTGCCGCTTTCCGTGCCGGGGGCGAGGCCTCGCCCCACTTCCTCTACAAGTCGGTATTCCGCGAGGAGCACATGTACCGGCGGCGGGATGGGGGAGCTTTCGACTTCGGTGAATTCGTCGCCTCGCCGGAACGCTACGAAGCCCGCTTCGAAGAACTCCTGCCCCACATCGACGTGCTGCTCCACGGCATCTACTGGGAAGAGCGCTACCCCGAGTTGATGAGCCGGGACTTTCTGCGCCGATGCTGGTCGGCACCGACCCGCCCTCGACTGCGGGTGATCGGTGATGTGACCTGCGACATCCGGGGCTCGCTCGCCTGCACGATCCGGCCCGCCGACACCGATCACCCGGTCTATGTCTACCGCCCGGAAGACGACACGGCGGTGGAGGCCTTCGACGGCCCCGGCCCCCTGGTGCTGGCGGTGGACAACCTGCCCTGCGAGTTGCCCCGAGACGCCTCGGAAGAGTTCGGTTCGGCCCTGCTGCCTTTCATCGCCCGCCTCGCCCGGGCCCACGAGAATGGAGCCGCCGCCCTCGAGGATCTGCCCGACGAGATCCGCCGGGCGGTCATCGTCCACCGGGGCCGGCTGACCGAGGCCCACGCCCACCTGGCCGAACACCTGCCCGGCTAG
- a CDS encoding HAMP domain-containing sensor histidine kinase, translated as METRPSRADAATTFRSSPWARWGLLVVALAMAAALVASAVAGHREAVRSARELSVVSGMSLVRSVMRDLTRADEDPAQALEWIVESLRDEGLLYAGLYDEDQRPVAAAGEPAADPVAFPAPRRIRTPVAVSGGRLRLVSPPLPSGRRRHHRGPSPRFSAPAMAPPWHHAFLVVEYLPLRSIALRRRAGRTLALNLAAALVLAAAAAFFWRLSRLADRAREQLVRDRRLKDLGQMSAVLGHEVRNPLASLKGNAQLLLEKTPRDDPSRPQVERIVSEARRLETLTRQVLDFARSGRLERAPVPVAQVVENAVRRSAADPVQVDIPANLPTWYMDRDRVEQLLENLLTNARAASPPGGVVEVHVRLDRGALSIEVRDHGPGIEDGEVERVFEPFYTRRVQGTGLGLALARRIAEEHGGTLTARNHPRGGAVLTLRLPPGES; from the coding sequence ATGGAGACTCGACCTTCTCGAGCCGACGCCGCCACGACCTTCCGATCCTCCCCCTGGGCGCGGTGGGGCCTGCTGGTGGTGGCGCTGGCCATGGCAGCCGCCCTGGTGGCCTCCGCCGTCGCGGGCCACCGGGAAGCGGTGCGCTCGGCCCGAGAGCTTTCGGTGGTGTCCGGCATGTCCCTCGTGCGCAGCGTGATGCGGGACCTGACCCGGGCCGACGAGGACCCCGCCCAGGCCCTGGAGTGGATCGTCGAAAGCCTCCGGGACGAAGGCCTGCTCTACGCGGGTCTCTACGACGAAGACCAGCGGCCGGTCGCCGCGGCCGGCGAGCCGGCGGCGGATCCCGTCGCATTCCCCGCACCGCGGCGGATCCGGACCCCCGTCGCCGTGTCGGGCGGTCGCCTGCGCCTGGTCTCTCCCCCCTTGCCCTCCGGCCGGCGCCGACATCACCGCGGGCCGAGCCCTCGTTTTTCGGCCCCCGCCATGGCTCCCCCCTGGCACCATGCGTTTCTCGTGGTGGAGTACCTGCCCCTGCGCTCGATCGCCCTGCGCCGGCGGGCGGGACGCACCCTGGCCCTGAACCTGGCGGCGGCCCTGGTCCTGGCCGCCGCGGCGGCCTTCTTCTGGAGGCTCTCGAGGCTCGCAGACAGGGCCCGCGAGCAACTCGTTCGGGATCGGCGGCTGAAGGACCTGGGGCAGATGTCCGCGGTGCTCGGTCACGAGGTGCGCAACCCCCTGGCCTCGCTCAAGGGCAACGCTCAACTCCTGCTCGAAAAGACGCCCCGGGACGACCCCTCGAGACCCCAGGTGGAGCGGATCGTCAGCGAGGCCCGGCGGCTCGAGACCCTCACCCGCCAGGTGCTCGACTTCGCCCGCAGCGGCCGGCTGGAGCGGGCCCCCGTCCCGGTGGCCCAGGTGGTGGAGAACGCCGTCCGCCGCTCCGCGGCCGATCCGGTCCAGGTCGACATCCCCGCGAACCTGCCCACCTGGTACATGGACCGCGACCGCGTCGAACAGCTCCTCGAGAACCTGCTGACCAACGCCCGTGCCGCCTCCCCCCCGGGAGGCGTCGTGGAGGTCCACGTCCGGCTCGATCGGGGCGCGCTGTCGATCGAGGTCCGTGATCACGGACCGGGTATCGAGGACGGGGAAGTCGAACGCGTCTTCGAGCCCTTCTATACCCGGCGCGTCCAGGGCACCGGCCTCGGACTGGCTCTCGCCCGCCGCATCGCCGAGGAGCACGGCGGCACCCTCACCGCGCGCAACCACCCGCGGGGAGGAGCGGTGCTGACCTTGCGCCTGCCACCGGGAGAAAGCTGA
- a CDS encoding DMT family transporter, translated as MLSCLIAAALWAVALSLFRDPIRRIGTDTVNLFKCTVGGAAFLMAAWRLPGTGLPASHDSTWLALSGVVGMAIGDVLLFVAVREIGVQRALILFNAAPVITGLAATWLYGEHLTALKWTGIGVILAGITLVETDPHRQAVVFEGQSGLAFRGVLAGLGAAAGQSAGILLAHGPLRRVDLLPASGLRLAAAAVALAVFMLLHRRGRERLARLRPSSWPRLALPTLLGTVIAIYFMMRGIRDVPAGIAAALLATTPIFALPITRFFLAEGIGPRSVAGTLLSVAGVVLLGAF; from the coding sequence ATGCTCTCCTGCCTGATCGCCGCCGCCCTGTGGGCCGTGGCCTTGAGCCTGTTCCGTGATCCGATCCGCCGCATCGGCACCGATACGGTCAACCTCTTCAAGTGCACGGTGGGCGGCGCCGCGTTTCTCATGGCCGCTTGGCGGCTTCCGGGCACCGGCCTGCCCGCCTCCCACGACAGCACCTGGCTGGCGCTCTCCGGAGTGGTGGGCATGGCCATCGGGGATGTGCTGCTCTTCGTCGCGGTGCGGGAAATCGGCGTCCAGCGGGCGCTGATCCTCTTCAACGCCGCACCGGTGATCACGGGCCTGGCGGCCACCTGGCTCTACGGCGAACACCTGACAGCGCTGAAGTGGACGGGCATCGGGGTCATTCTGGCCGGCATCACCCTGGTCGAAACCGACCCCCACCGGCAGGCGGTGGTCTTCGAGGGGCAGTCCGGCCTGGCCTTCCGGGGTGTTCTGGCCGGCCTGGGAGCGGCGGCGGGCCAGTCCGCGGGCATCCTCCTGGCCCATGGCCCCCTCCGGCGGGTGGACCTGCTGCCCGCCAGCGGCCTGCGCCTGGCGGCGGCGGCCGTGGCCCTGGCGGTCTTCATGCTGCTGCACCGGCGGGGCCGGGAGCGCCTGGCCCGGCTGCGGCCCTCGAGCTGGCCGCGCCTGGCCCTGCCCACCCTGCTCGGCACGGTGATCGCGATCTACTTCATGATGCGGGGCATCCGTGACGTGCCCGCGGGCATCGCCGCGGCCCTGCTGGCCACCACGCCGATCTTCGCCCTGCCCATCACCCGTTTCTTCCTCGCCGAGGGCATCGGCCCCCGCTCGGTGGCGGGCACCCTGCTCTCGGTGGCGGGAGTGGTTCTGCTCGGCGCCTTCTGA
- a CDS encoding fatty acid desaturase: protein MSTSSHWAESTVELRRRLSRAVPTDLLRALHEPRPWRHFLVLAWQVLLLVVGVTGALSFDRWYSWLPFSVVIGWTIFNFTVMLHEVVHDAVFRRRRSKGLVVLGWLYAFPSGISRSQFTRWHLDHHAGLGSVEADPKRHHLSPRRNARWFKLLYMTPALIPIYFRAAAREAATYPEDLRRRIAFERLVTVVGQLAILGAILAFAGPWIAFKVYLVPYLLVFPVAFTLNRLGQHYDIDPRDPAKWGTRMARSRLWDIAFLWSSYHLEHHYFPRVPFYNLRRLNVALEPFYEDIGHPAVTYRQLLWQWFVRNRRPHTDWRGDASADGS, encoded by the coding sequence ATGAGCACTTCATCCCACTGGGCGGAGTCCACCGTCGAGCTACGTCGCCGACTGTCCCGGGCGGTGCCGACGGACCTGCTTCGCGCTTTGCACGAGCCCCGTCCCTGGCGGCACTTCCTGGTGCTCGCCTGGCAGGTGCTGCTGCTGGTGGTGGGTGTGACCGGCGCGTTGAGCTTCGACCGCTGGTACTCGTGGCTGCCTTTTTCGGTGGTCATCGGCTGGACGATCTTCAACTTCACGGTGATGCTGCACGAGGTGGTGCACGATGCCGTCTTCCGTCGTCGGCGCTCGAAGGGGCTGGTCGTGCTGGGCTGGCTCTACGCGTTTCCCAGCGGGATCTCCCGCAGCCAGTTCACCCGCTGGCATCTCGATCACCATGCCGGGCTGGGATCGGTGGAGGCCGACCCCAAGCGGCACCATCTCTCGCCCCGGCGGAACGCGCGCTGGTTCAAGTTGCTCTACATGACTCCGGCGCTGATCCCGATCTACTTTCGCGCGGCGGCTCGGGAGGCGGCCACCTATCCCGAGGATCTGCGCCGTCGCATCGCTTTCGAGCGGCTGGTCACCGTGGTCGGCCAGCTCGCGATCCTCGGCGCGATCCTCGCGTTCGCCGGGCCGTGGATCGCCTTCAAGGTCTACCTGGTTCCCTACCTGCTGGTCTTTCCCGTGGCCTTCACCCTCAATCGCCTGGGCCAGCACTACGATATCGACCCCCGGGACCCCGCCAAGTGGGGTACCCGCATGGCCCGATCGCGGTTGTGGGACATCGCCTTTCTCTGGTCGAGCTACCACCTCGAGCACCACTACTTCCCCCGTGTCCCCTTCTACAACCTGCGGCGGCTGAACGTGGCGCTGGAGCCCTTCTACGAAGACATCGGCCACCCGGCGGTGACCTATCGCCAGCTCTTGTGGCAGTGGTTCGTGCGTAACCGCCGACCCCACACCGACTGGCGCGGCGACGCGTCGGCCGACGGCTCGTAA
- a CDS encoding sigma-54 dependent transcriptional regulator: MPAILVVDDEPGIRAFLRGALENFRAGWQVSEASDGGEALERLEQQDFHLMITDLKMPGVGGMDVLTYARRQMPEMEVIVLTAHGSVESAVQAMKLGAFDYLTKPLSGPEELRLLVGRALERRRLRSLAQSGAAVHEATSAMIAVDPRSRSVMELIRKVAPEPTTVLLLGESGTGKEVAAREIHRLSPRSGHPFVAVNCAAVSAGLVESELFGHEKGAFTGADQRRRGRFELADGGTLFLDEVAEMPVALQAKLLRVLDERVFERVGGNRRIQVDVRILAATNRDLDVERAAGRMREDLYHRLAAFPITLPPLRERSEDLEPLARHLLARLSRQLGRPRLNLGPGVLARLRAHDWPGNVRELGNVLERAAILAPGDTIEVGHLALEPAGGATAPALEGTLRDIEKEAIRRALAACQGHRRKAAQRLGIGLRTLYEKIKTYGLS; this comes from the coding sequence ATGCCCGCGATCCTGGTGGTGGACGACGAGCCGGGCATCCGCGCCTTCCTCCGCGGCGCCCTCGAAAATTTCCGCGCCGGCTGGCAGGTCAGCGAGGCGTCCGACGGCGGCGAGGCCCTCGAACGACTCGAGCAGCAGGATTTCCACCTGATGATCACCGACCTGAAGATGCCCGGGGTCGGCGGCATGGATGTGTTGACCTACGCCCGCCGGCAAATGCCCGAGATGGAGGTGATCGTTCTCACCGCCCACGGCAGCGTGGAATCCGCCGTGCAGGCGATGAAGCTCGGCGCCTTCGACTACCTGACCAAACCCCTCAGCGGACCCGAGGAACTGCGGCTTCTGGTCGGACGCGCCCTCGAGCGCCGGCGACTGCGCAGCCTGGCCCAGAGCGGCGCGGCGGTCCACGAGGCGACGTCGGCGATGATCGCCGTCGACCCCCGTTCCCGGAGCGTGATGGAGCTGATCCGCAAGGTGGCCCCGGAGCCGACCACGGTGTTGCTGCTCGGCGAAAGCGGCACGGGCAAGGAAGTCGCCGCGCGGGAGATCCACCGTCTCAGCCCGCGCTCCGGCCATCCCTTCGTGGCGGTCAACTGCGCGGCGGTCTCCGCGGGTCTGGTGGAAAGCGAACTCTTCGGCCACGAAAAGGGCGCCTTCACCGGGGCGGACCAGCGACGGCGCGGCCGCTTCGAGCTGGCCGACGGGGGCACCCTCTTCCTCGACGAGGTGGCCGAGATGCCCGTCGCCCTGCAGGCCAAGTTGCTGCGGGTGCTCGACGAACGGGTCTTCGAACGGGTGGGCGGCAACCGCCGCATCCAGGTGGACGTGCGGATTCTCGCCGCCACCAACCGAGACCTGGACGTCGAGCGGGCCGCGGGCCGGATGCGCGAGGACCTCTACCACCGCCTGGCGGCGTTTCCCATCACGCTGCCGCCCTTGCGGGAGCGGAGCGAAGATCTAGAGCCCCTGGCCCGGCACCTGTTGGCCCGTCTTTCCCGCCAGCTCGGGCGGCCCCGGCTGAACCTGGGCCCGGGAGTGCTCGCGCGGCTGCGCGCGCACGACTGGCCGGGTAACGTGCGGGAACTGGGCAACGTGCTCGAGCGAGCGGCGATCCTTGCGCCGGGAGACACGATCGAGGTCGGCCACCTGGCCCTGGAGCCGGCGGGAGGCGCCACCGCGCCGGCCCTGGAAGGCACCCTGCGCGACATCGAGAAGGAGGCGATTCGCCGGGCCCTGGCAGCCTGCCAGGGGCATCGCAGGAAGGCCGCCCAACGCCTGGGAATCGGCCTGCGCACCCTCTACGAAAAGATCAAGACCTACGGTCTGTCCTGA
- the moeB gene encoding molybdopterin-synthase adenylyltransferase MoeB: MTDFQDRPTDDPGPRLNAEALRRYQRHLLLPEVGEAGQLALARSSVLIVGMGGLGSPAALYLAAAGVGRLGLVDDDTVDASNLQRQVLYTDADVGLPKTTRAARRLARLNALITIEAHNERLTSANGARLVGAYDIVLDGSDNFTTRYLLNDLCVQLDRPLVSGSLHRFDGQVAVYWASKGPCYRCLFPEPPAPGRAPSCAEAGVLGILPGLVGVMQATEAIKLILGLGRPLIGRLLTVEALGMNFSEFNLPKDPACRSCGSGRRFHSAEEVVEAFPPTCSTDDAAPDDEIDPRGLMERLAQSPPPLLVDVREEWEWRTAHIEGARLVPLSELPRRLDEVDATRPVVAICHVGERSAVAVRLLQRAGYRALNLAGGMVAWTAAGGPTVRED, from the coding sequence ATGACCGACTTCCAGGACAGGCCGACCGACGACCCGGGCCCGCGGCTCAACGCCGAGGCTCTCCGCCGCTACCAGCGCCACCTGCTGCTTCCCGAGGTGGGCGAGGCGGGCCAGCTCGCCCTGGCCCGGAGCAGCGTGCTGATCGTGGGGATGGGAGGCCTGGGCTCCCCCGCGGCCCTCTACCTGGCGGCGGCCGGGGTGGGCCGCCTGGGCCTCGTCGACGACGACACGGTGGATGCCAGCAACCTCCAGCGGCAGGTGCTCTACACCGACGCCGACGTGGGCCTGCCGAAAACCACCCGGGCCGCCCGGCGGCTGGCCCGGCTCAATGCCCTGATCACCATCGAGGCACACAACGAGCGCCTGACTTCCGCCAACGGAGCCCGGCTGGTAGGGGCCTACGACATCGTCCTCGACGGCAGCGACAACTTCACCACCCGCTACTTGCTCAACGACCTCTGCGTACAACTCGATCGCCCCCTGGTTTCGGGCAGCCTGCACCGCTTCGACGGCCAGGTGGCGGTCTACTGGGCCTCGAAGGGCCCCTGCTACCGCTGCCTGTTTCCCGAGCCCCCGGCTCCCGGTCGCGCCCCCAGTTGCGCCGAGGCGGGGGTACTGGGCATTCTCCCGGGCCTGGTGGGGGTGATGCAGGCCACCGAGGCGATCAAGCTGATCCTCGGCCTCGGCCGTCCCCTGATCGGCCGCCTGCTGACCGTCGAGGCCCTGGGCATGAACTTCTCCGAGTTCAACCTGCCGAAGGACCCGGCCTGCCGGAGCTGCGGCAGTGGACGACGCTTCCACAGCGCCGAGGAGGTCGTCGAGGCCTTCCCACCGACCTGCTCCACCGACGACGCTGCGCCAGACGACGAGATCGACCCTCGCGGGCTGATGGAACGACTGGCACAGTCTCCCCCTCCCCTGCTGGTCGATGTGCGGGAAGAATGGGAGTGGCGGACGGCCCACATCGAGGGGGCCCGACTGGTCCCCCTCTCGGAGTTGCCCCGTCGACTCGACGAGGTGGACGCCACGCGCCCGGTCGTGGCGATCTGCCACGTGGGCGAGCGCAGCGCCGTGGCGGTGCGCCTGCTCCAGCGCGCGGGCTACCGGGCCCTGAACCTGGCCGGCGGCATGGTGGCCTGGACCGCGGCCGGTGGCCCCACGGTGCGGGAGGATTGA